In Carya illinoinensis cultivar Pawnee chromosome 9, C.illinoinensisPawnee_v1, whole genome shotgun sequence, the following are encoded in one genomic region:
- the LOC122277013 gene encoding uncharacterized protein LOC122277013 — protein sequence MAQFREVLENNSLSDLGCCSGFFTWSNRHSDTTFTKERLDRYVANTQWRELFKGVRVEGLTGRCSDHLPILLTMMGKEEKQCKRKFPFRFEVGWIKEDKCEQLVRQGWNRKGFMGDPIRRVSAMLEACKGGLVGWFKNKDRDRANDIEKLTEKIQKVQEYEGPQNTEELRYL from the coding sequence ATGGCTCAATTCAGGGAGGTGCTAGAGAATAACAGTCTCTCTGATTTGGGCTGTTGTAGTGGTTTTTTCACTTGGAGCAACAGGCACTCGGATACTacttttacaaaagaaagattAGATAGGTATGTGGCAAATACTCAGTGGAGGGAGCTGTTTAAAGGGGTTAGAGTGGAAGGTCTTACAGGAAGATGTTCAGATCATCTTCCCATTTTATTAACTATGATgggaaaagaggaaaaacagtgcAAAAGGAAGTTTCCCTTTAGATTTGAGGTCGGTTGGATCAAAGAAGATAAGTGTGAGCAGCTTGTTAGGCAAGGCTGGAATAGAAAGGGATTTATGGGTGATCCCATTAGAAGAGTTTCTGCAATGTTGGAGGCATGCAAAGGGGGTCTGGTGGGGTGGTTCAAGAATAAGGATCGAGATAGGGCCAATGATATAGAGAAGTTAACTGAGAAGATTCAAAAGGTACAAGAGTATGAGGGACCACAGAATACAGAAGAACTTAGATATCTTTAG